The following are from one region of the Hymenobacter radiodurans genome:
- a CDS encoding superoxide dismutase, with product MNKRDFLQRGLLLAISGLVSPALLARARDEKFLAEARATPVADGPFTLPALPYAFNALEPHIDARTMEIHHDAHHKTYVSKLNEAVVGKPQEKQSLAELLASASKQPDAVRNNAGGHWNHSMFWQILAAKGGGQPTGTLATDLTKTFGSYEKFQEEFAKAATGRFGSGWAWLSVDKAGKLFVSSTPNQDNPLMDIPGIQRGTPILGLDVWEHAYYLKYQNKRPDYVKAFWNAVNWSAVGQRYDAARKS from the coding sequence ATGAACAAGCGTGATTTTTTGCAGCGTGGCCTGCTACTAGCTATCAGCGGTCTGGTGAGCCCTGCCCTACTGGCCCGCGCCCGCGACGAAAAGTTTTTGGCCGAAGCCCGCGCCACTCCCGTGGCCGACGGCCCTTTCACCCTGCCGGCCCTCCCGTATGCATTTAATGCGCTGGAGCCTCACATCGACGCACGCACGATGGAGATTCACCACGACGCGCATCACAAAACCTACGTATCGAAGCTCAACGAAGCCGTGGTGGGCAAACCCCAGGAAAAACAGTCGCTAGCCGAGCTACTGGCCTCTGCCAGCAAGCAGCCCGACGCGGTGCGCAACAATGCCGGCGGCCACTGGAATCACTCCATGTTCTGGCAGATACTCGCCGCTAAGGGCGGCGGACAGCCTACCGGCACCCTCGCTACCGACCTCACCAAGACCTTCGGCTCGTATGAGAAGTTTCAGGAGGAATTTGCCAAGGCCGCTACGGGTCGCTTCGGCTCGGGCTGGGCGTGGCTCAGCGTAGATAAGGCGGGCAAGCTGTTCGTTTCCTCCACCCCCAACCAGGACAACCCCCTCATGGACATTCCCGGCATTCAGCGCGGCACGCCCATCTTGGGCCTCGATGTGTGGGAGCACGCCTATTATCTCAAATATCAGAATAAGCGCCCCGATTACGTCAAGGCGTTTTGGAACGCGGTAAACTGGTCGGCGGTGGGCCAGCGCTACGACGCAGCCCGCAAGAGCTAG
- a CDS encoding methyltransferase has product MNPELPPPIQLMQVMFGFAASRAIGVAAELGIADLLKDGPKSAGELSRRTNTHERSLYRVLRACASVGVFSEDEDKRFRLTPPAEPLLSDVPGSLRPFVTLMTNDFQFQTWAELLYSVQTGEPAFDKVFGTSSFDYFWKNEKAGKVFNDAMSSNSAFSSAAVLEAYDFSAFSSLVDVGGGHGLLLASILKKYPKLRGILYDMPAIVEAAANLIQSHGVADRCERVGGNFFDAVPTGADAYIMKHIIHDWNDEQSVVILKHCREAMNPAGKVLVVEMVLPEGNEPSFGKFLDLQMLLYLRGCERTEAEYRQLFDQAGLELTRILPTMSPFSIIEAVRK; this is encoded by the coding sequence ATGAACCCGGAGCTACCTCCTCCTATCCAGCTCATGCAGGTGATGTTTGGGTTCGCGGCTTCGCGCGCCATCGGTGTAGCTGCCGAGCTAGGCATTGCCGATCTGTTGAAAGACGGCCCCAAAAGCGCGGGCGAACTGTCGCGCCGCACCAATACGCACGAGCGTTCCTTGTATCGGGTGCTGCGGGCCTGTGCCAGCGTGGGCGTATTCTCGGAAGACGAAGACAAGCGGTTTCGCCTGACGCCGCCAGCTGAGCCGCTACTTAGTGACGTGCCGGGCAGTCTGCGGCCCTTCGTAACCCTGATGACCAACGATTTTCAGTTTCAGACCTGGGCTGAGCTGCTTTATAGCGTGCAAACGGGCGAGCCAGCTTTTGACAAAGTGTTTGGCACCTCTTCTTTTGATTATTTCTGGAAGAATGAGAAGGCGGGTAAAGTGTTCAACGATGCCATGTCCAGCAACAGTGCCTTTAGCAGCGCCGCCGTGCTGGAAGCCTACGATTTCTCGGCCTTTTCCAGCCTTGTTGATGTAGGAGGCGGACACGGCTTGCTGCTGGCTTCTATTCTAAAAAAATACCCCAAGCTGCGGGGCATTCTCTACGATATGCCGGCCATTGTAGAAGCCGCCGCCAACCTGATACAATCGCATGGCGTTGCCGACCGGTGCGAGCGGGTGGGGGGCAATTTTTTCGATGCGGTGCCTACTGGAGCCGATGCCTATATTATGAAGCACATCATCCACGACTGGAACGATGAGCAAAGCGTGGTTATTCTGAAACACTGCCGTGAGGCGATGAACCCGGCAGGCAAAGTGCTGGTGGTGGAAATGGTGCTGCCCGAAGGGAACGAGCCGTCCTTTGGTAAGTTTTTGGACCTGCAGATGCTGCTGTACCTACGCGGCTGCGAGCGAACCGAAGCGGAGTATCGCCAGCTATTCGATCAGGCTGGGCTGGAGCTAACCCGCATCCTGCCTACTATGTCGCCCTTCAGCATTATTGAAGCCGTGCGCAAATAA
- a CDS encoding class I SAM-dependent DNA methyltransferase, translated as MTYPEFEARWRPAGGAERANYGLFLQDLCDLLEVPKPDPTTDNPAQDAYVLERAVQFNDGAKKSTGRIDLYKRGCFVLETKQGTDTPDQQQKLERAELGFTAATRRKGHAVRNSTKWEQMMQAARQQALGYVRALPADEPRPLFVLVVDVGYCIDVYANFAGVGDSFVPFPDQSKFRLSLSALADESTRALLRQVFLEPRALDPSRRAARVTRELAGYLAGVSAQLERAGHAPDVVAQFLMCCLFTMFSEDVGLIPKQSFTGMLRTYSTPELREFLPDALAGLWRTMDLGGFSPDLKARLRRFNGKLFHDATALPLSTDQMQLLLKAAEADWTEVEPAIFGTLLERALDPKERHSLGAHYTPRRYVERLVLPTVLEPLRREWAAAQAAGARRLDEGQPKEARAELVRFLNRLTSIRILDPACGSGNFLYVTLEHLKRLEGEVLAAINSYGHTGLLDLGGGTTVSPRQLLGLELNPRAAAIADVVLRIGYLQWHLRTHGVTQLAEPLLDEYQNIRQQDAALQHDPPVPRLDAHGLPVTRWDGTTRLHHATGQPIPDETARTAVFDYPNPQPAAWPEADFIVGNPPFVGSSRMRDALGDGYTEALRKAYKGKVPDSADLVMYWWYNAAAAVQRGPAERFGFITTNSLKQTFNRRVMQPFLEGDPAPLTLTFAIPDHPWVDAAEGAAVRIAMTVAERTSANSSAGGQLLNLKTESVAEGDEAAEVTFSGQDGRIMPDLSVGADIDSAKSLKANAGLSNRGVQLYGLGFILEEQEARILIASDNDKARTTIRPYVNGRDLAANGRGVLVIDFFGFTETEALAQNALAFQRILERVKPERDQSSEPQVKKKWWLHGRTRDEMRVSVAGLSRYIVTLRVSKHNFFVFLDSNILPDDRIVVIASDDAYHLGVLSSRIHTIWSLALGSRLGVGNDPIYNNSRCFDPFPFPAATAEQQARIRELAEQLDAHRKRQQALHPSLTLTDLYNVVEKLRAGQPLATAKEHTINQQGLASVVLSLHQQLDAAVAEAYNCPPDLPDADILTRLVRLNHERAREEQAGHVRYLRPAYQAPDQQQSALHLPPSAAATPAPTDTNAPSPGPPS; from the coding sequence GTGACCTATCCCGAATTTGAAGCCCGCTGGCGCCCGGCGGGTGGCGCGGAGCGCGCCAACTACGGCCTCTTCCTCCAAGACCTCTGCGACCTATTAGAAGTACCCAAGCCCGACCCGACTACCGACAACCCCGCCCAGGATGCCTACGTGCTAGAGCGGGCCGTGCAGTTCAACGACGGCGCTAAGAAAAGCACCGGCCGCATCGACCTCTACAAGCGCGGCTGCTTTGTGCTCGAAACCAAACAAGGCACCGATACACCCGACCAACAGCAGAAGCTGGAGCGCGCCGAGTTGGGCTTCACCGCCGCCACCCGCCGCAAGGGCCACGCCGTGCGCAACTCCACCAAGTGGGAGCAGATGATGCAGGCCGCCCGCCAGCAAGCCCTCGGCTATGTGCGCGCCCTGCCCGCCGATGAGCCCCGCCCCTTGTTTGTGCTGGTGGTGGATGTAGGCTACTGCATTGATGTGTACGCCAACTTTGCCGGCGTCGGCGACTCGTTTGTGCCGTTTCCCGACCAAAGTAAGTTCCGCCTGTCGCTGTCGGCGCTGGCCGACGAGAGCACCCGCGCCCTGCTGCGCCAGGTGTTTCTGGAGCCCCGCGCCCTCGACCCCAGCCGCCGCGCCGCCCGCGTCACGCGGGAGCTGGCGGGCTACCTGGCCGGCGTATCGGCTCAGCTGGAGCGAGCCGGGCACGCGCCCGACGTGGTAGCGCAGTTCCTGATGTGCTGCCTGTTCACCATGTTTTCCGAGGATGTGGGCCTGATTCCGAAGCAAAGCTTTACGGGCATGCTGCGCACCTACTCCACCCCGGAGTTGCGCGAGTTTCTGCCCGATGCCCTGGCCGGCTTGTGGCGCACCATGGACCTGGGGGGCTTTTCGCCCGACCTCAAGGCCCGTCTGCGCCGCTTCAATGGCAAGCTGTTTCATGATGCCACGGCCCTGCCCCTCTCCACCGACCAGATGCAGCTGCTGCTCAAAGCCGCCGAGGCCGACTGGACCGAGGTGGAGCCCGCCATCTTCGGCACCCTGCTCGAACGCGCCCTCGACCCCAAGGAGCGCCACAGTCTGGGCGCCCATTACACCCCGCGCCGTTACGTAGAGCGCCTGGTGCTGCCCACGGTGCTGGAGCCCCTGCGCCGCGAGTGGGCCGCTGCCCAGGCCGCCGGCGCTCGTCGCCTCGACGAAGGCCAGCCCAAAGAAGCCCGCGCCGAGCTGGTCCGCTTCCTCAACCGGCTCACCTCCATTCGCATCCTCGACCCGGCCTGCGGCTCCGGCAACTTCCTCTACGTCACGCTGGAGCACCTCAAGCGCCTGGAGGGCGAAGTGCTGGCCGCCATCAACAGCTACGGCCACACGGGCCTGCTCGATTTGGGCGGCGGCACCACCGTGAGTCCGCGCCAACTACTGGGGCTGGAGCTAAACCCGCGCGCGGCCGCCATTGCCGACGTGGTGCTGCGCATCGGCTACCTGCAATGGCACCTGCGCACCCACGGCGTCACGCAGCTGGCCGAGCCCCTGCTGGATGAGTACCAGAACATCCGCCAGCAGGATGCCGCCCTCCAGCACGACCCGCCCGTGCCCCGCCTCGATGCCCACGGCCTCCCCGTCACGCGCTGGGACGGCACCACCCGCCTCCACCACGCCACCGGCCAGCCCATCCCCGACGAAACCGCCCGCACCGCCGTCTTCGATTATCCCAATCCCCAGCCCGCCGCGTGGCCGGAAGCCGATTTTATTGTCGGCAATCCGCCGTTTGTGGGTTCGTCTCGAATGCGCGATGCCCTCGGCGACGGTTACACCGAGGCCCTGCGCAAAGCCTACAAAGGCAAAGTGCCCGACTCGGCCGACCTCGTGATGTATTGGTGGTACAATGCCGCGGCCGCCGTGCAGCGGGGCCCCGCCGAGCGGTTTGGCTTCATCACCACCAACAGCCTCAAGCAAACCTTCAACCGCCGTGTGATGCAGCCTTTCTTGGAAGGCGACCCAGCCCCGCTCACGCTCACCTTCGCCATTCCCGACCATCCGTGGGTTGATGCTGCCGAAGGAGCCGCCGTGCGCATCGCCATGACGGTGGCCGAACGAACTTCGGCTAATTCATCCGCTGGGGGGCAATTATTGAATCTGAAGACTGAATCTGTTGCTGAAGGAGATGAAGCTGCTGAAGTGACTTTTTCAGGGCAAGATGGAAGGATAATGCCTGATTTGTCAGTTGGAGCTGATATTGACAGCGCTAAGTCGTTAAAAGCTAATGCCGGGTTGTCCAACAGAGGAGTACAGCTCTATGGGTTAGGTTTTATTTTGGAAGAGCAGGAAGCTAGAATACTGATAGCTTCTGACAACGATAAAGCAAGGACAACTATTCGTCCTTATGTAAATGGCCGTGACTTGGCAGCGAATGGACGAGGAGTTCTTGTAATTGACTTTTTTGGTTTTACTGAAACTGAGGCTTTAGCCCAAAATGCGTTGGCATTTCAGCGCATCTTAGAAAGAGTTAAGCCTGAAAGGGACCAAAGCAGCGAGCCTCAAGTGAAAAAGAAATGGTGGCTTCATGGTAGAACTCGCGACGAAATGAGGGTTTCGGTTGCAGGTCTATCTCGCTACATAGTTACCCTACGAGTATCCAAGCACAACTTTTTTGTTTTTCTAGACTCGAATATTCTTCCTGATGACAGAATTGTAGTTATCGCGTCTGATGATGCATACCACCTGGGCGTACTTTCAAGTAGAATCCATACTATTTGGTCACTTGCATTGGGAAGTAGGTTGGGAGTTGGAAATGACCCTATTTATAATAATTCCCGCTGCTTCGACCCGTTCCCCTTCCCAGCCGCCACGGCGGAGCAGCAGGCGCGCATCCGGGAGCTGGCCGAACAGCTCGACGCCCACCGCAAGCGCCAGCAGGCCCTGCACCCCAGCCTCACCCTCACCGACCTCTACAACGTGGTCGAGAAGCTGCGCGCCGGTCAGCCCCTGGCCACGGCCAAAGAGCACACCATCAACCAGCAGGGCCTGGCCTCCGTGGTGCTCAGCCTCCACCAGCAGCTCGACGCGGCCGTCGCCGAAGCCTACAATTGCCCCCCAGACCTCCCCGACGCCGACATTCTCACCCGCCTCGTGCGCCTCAACCACGAGCGCGCCCGCGAGGAGCAAGCCGGCCACGTCCGCTACCTGCGCCCCGCCTACCAAGCCCCCGACCAACAGCAATCCGCCCTACATTTGCCCCCCAGCGCCGCCGCTACCCCCGCCCCCACCGACACAAATGCCCCCAGCCCTGGCCCACCGAGCTAG
- a CDS encoding SGNH/GDSL hydrolase family protein: MSIKITTRSFLLALSISLFGCSSSSSDADPEPTPAPAPAPAPAAPITYKITYAGNSLLSGYLGFVIDSKIMAEVKTQGGTALGAGTSENFAVANYVTPQVLDQMPKINAAFDPTKDVNVLVLWEGTNHIYYGATAKQAEESLLEVCRRARAAHPEWKIVMGSLLPRSEDDYPATQERDRLAVNVALRAVKASGNTLFHELADVAQDSRIGPGGTEKDKTYYHDLVHLNDAGQAVVAPIFAKSIVAVIKAGK; the protein is encoded by the coding sequence ATGTCTATAAAAATCACCACCCGCAGCTTTCTTCTTGCCCTTTCCATTAGCCTGTTTGGTTGCAGTTCCAGCAGCTCCGATGCTGATCCGGAGCCTACTCCGGCACCAGCCCCCGCTCCTGCCCCGGCGGCGCCTATTACCTACAAAATCACTTACGCCGGCAACAGCCTGCTCTCCGGCTACTTAGGCTTTGTCATCGACAGCAAGATCATGGCCGAAGTCAAGACCCAGGGTGGCACTGCTTTAGGGGCGGGCACCTCCGAAAACTTCGCGGTGGCCAACTATGTAACTCCGCAGGTACTCGACCAGATGCCGAAAATCAACGCCGCCTTCGACCCGACCAAGGACGTGAACGTGCTGGTGCTCTGGGAAGGCACCAACCATATTTACTACGGCGCCACGGCCAAGCAAGCCGAGGAATCACTATTGGAAGTGTGCCGCCGCGCACGGGCCGCGCATCCGGAGTGGAAAATCGTGATGGGTAGCTTGCTGCCCCGCTCCGAAGACGATTACCCCGCCACCCAGGAGCGCGACCGTCTGGCCGTGAACGTGGCCCTGCGCGCCGTAAAAGCCAGCGGCAACACGCTATTCCACGAGCTAGCCGACGTAGCCCAGGACTCACGCATTGGCCCCGGCGGCACCGAGAAAGACAAAACATACTACCACGACCTAGTGCACCTCAACGACGCCGGCCAGGCGGTAGTCGCTCCCATCTTCGCCAAGTCAATCGTGGCGGTTATTAAGGCCGGCAAGTAG
- a CDS encoding vWA domain-containing protein yields MKINRLLPLWGLLGAAWLLPACHQQYSTEKLERIEVAALEPAPDEASAPADPKSSDSLSSTRENYAVIHENPFLAAERNPLSTFAIDVDRASYTNVRRFLTQDRQLPPPDAVRLEELVNYFPYRYPQPQSGPASLNAEVAACPWNPAHQLVLVGVQGKQVAVENLPPANLVFLIDVSGSMSDPQKLPLLQESLRLLVRESLRPQDYVSIVVYAGAAGVVLPPTSGAEPATILRALDALEAGGSTAGGEGLRLAYQLARQHQRPGGNNRIILATDGDFNVGEQSDADMERLITRERESGVFLSVLGFGAGNLQDSKMELLADKGNGNYAYIDQLSEARRVLVQQFGGTLFTLAKDVKIQVEFNPALVREYRLLGYENRLLAAEDFNDDRKDAGELGAGQQVTALYEVVPVAAPATGSTTIDPLKYQTNSPHPAATSSTELLTVKLRYQEPAGSASKLLTLPVRNVRLDESIVQASDNLRWAAAVAQFGLLLRRSRYVGTATWASTAALARTSESSDTDGSRTEFRELVQEATALSRATSAR; encoded by the coding sequence ATGAAAATAAACCGCTTGCTGCCCCTGTGGGGGCTGCTGGGGGCCGCGTGGCTATTGCCCGCCTGCCACCAACAGTATTCAACCGAAAAGCTGGAGAGAATAGAGGTCGCCGCTTTGGAGCCCGCGCCGGATGAGGCCTCAGCGCCTGCTGACCCCAAGTCATCGGACTCCCTAAGCTCCACCCGCGAAAATTACGCTGTTATTCACGAAAACCCGTTTTTGGCGGCCGAGCGCAATCCGCTCAGCACCTTCGCCATCGACGTAGACCGAGCTTCTTATACTAATGTGCGCCGCTTCCTGACCCAGGACCGGCAGTTGCCCCCACCCGACGCCGTGCGCCTGGAAGAGTTGGTGAATTACTTTCCGTACCGCTACCCGCAGCCGCAATCCGGCCCGGCCTCGCTGAATGCTGAAGTGGCCGCCTGCCCTTGGAACCCAGCGCACCAACTGGTGCTGGTGGGCGTGCAAGGCAAGCAGGTAGCGGTGGAAAATCTGCCGCCGGCCAACCTAGTATTTCTGATCGACGTGTCCGGCTCTATGAGCGACCCACAGAAACTGCCCCTGCTGCAGGAGTCGTTGCGGCTGCTGGTGCGCGAGTCGCTGCGGCCCCAGGATTATGTATCCATTGTGGTGTACGCCGGGGCGGCCGGGGTGGTGCTGCCACCCACTTCGGGGGCCGAGCCCGCTACTATTCTGCGCGCCCTCGATGCGCTGGAGGCCGGTGGCTCCACTGCCGGCGGGGAAGGACTGCGCCTGGCTTATCAACTCGCTCGGCAGCACCAGCGGCCCGGCGGCAACAACCGGATTATCCTGGCCACCGACGGCGACTTCAACGTGGGGGAACAGAGTGACGCTGATATGGAGCGACTGATTACGCGGGAACGAGAATCGGGCGTCTTTCTGTCGGTACTGGGCTTCGGGGCAGGCAACCTGCAAGACAGCAAAATGGAATTGCTCGCTGATAAAGGCAACGGCAACTACGCCTACATTGACCAGCTGAGTGAAGCCCGGCGGGTGCTAGTGCAGCAGTTCGGCGGCACGCTCTTCACCCTGGCTAAGGATGTAAAAATACAGGTCGAGTTTAATCCTGCTTTAGTGCGCGAGTATCGTCTGTTGGGCTATGAAAATCGCCTGTTGGCCGCCGAGGATTTCAATGATGACCGCAAAGATGCCGGCGAGCTTGGCGCCGGCCAGCAGGTAACGGCCCTCTACGAAGTCGTGCCGGTAGCGGCTCCCGCCACGGGCAGCACCACCATCGACCCGCTGAAGTACCAGACAAATAGCCCCCATCCGGCCGCCACGAGCAGCACGGAGCTGCTGACCGTGAAGCTGCGCTATCAGGAGCCGGCTGGCAGCGCGAGCAAGTTGCTCACCCTCCCAGTGCGTAATGTCCGGCTCGATGAATCCATTGTACAAGCCTCCGACAACCTGCGCTGGGCCGCGGCCGTGGCTCAGTTCGGTTTGCTGCTCCGTCGTTCGCGCTACGTGGGCACGGCCACCTGGGCTAGCACCGCTGCCTTGGCCCGCACCAGCGAATCTTCTGACACGGATGGCTCGCGCACTGAATTTCGGGAACTCGTGCAGGAGGCGACAGCACTGAGTCGGGCAACCTCCGCCCGATAA
- a CDS encoding methyltransferase family protein — protein sequence MQAVRDAVQQSPNPLTAAQVAARFRRTKPEKVQPLLDTLTALSLLRPTEEGTYAA from the coding sequence ATGCAAGCCGTCCGCGACGCCGTCCAACAGTCCCCCAACCCACTTACCGCCGCCCAAGTAGCCGCCCGCTTCCGCCGCACCAAACCCGAAAAAGTGCAGCCCCTGCTGGATACCCTCACCGCCCTAAGCCTGCTCCGCCCCACCGAAGAAGGCACCTACGCCGCCTAA
- a CDS encoding sensor histidine kinase, whose product MLINLLTNAFYAVAEKRKLLGEAYEPEISVRTEQTEKEVCLRIRDNGNGIPAEVRQRIFEPFFTTKPTGEGTGLGLSLSYDIITKGHRGTLNVETKEGQFTEFIICLPRTVGAAQRPAHTATAEMTKASV is encoded by the coding sequence GTGCTCATAAATCTGCTCACCAACGCCTTCTACGCGGTAGCGGAAAAACGCAAGCTGCTGGGCGAAGCCTACGAGCCGGAGATCAGCGTCCGAACGGAGCAGACCGAAAAGGAGGTTTGCCTGCGCATCCGCGACAATGGCAACGGCATTCCGGCCGAGGTGCGCCAACGCATCTTTGAACCTTTCTTCACCACCAAGCCCACCGGCGAAGGCACGGGCCTGGGCCTCTCGCTTAGCTACGACATCATCACCAAAGGCCACCGGGGCACGCTCAACGTTGAGACGAAGGAAGGCCAATTTACAGAGTTTATTATTTGCCTCCCCCGAACAGTGGGGGCCGCTCAACGCCCCGCCCACACCGCCACCGCGGAAATGACGAAGGCCAGCGTGTAG
- a CDS encoding tetratricopeptide repeat protein has product MSVALLPQPARAQTPAAADSLRRLLRQQPRPDTVRVQRLLALAHAVRVADIPQATELNQQALTLARQLAYSDGQAEALLAISILYRRQTNYTEARRYAQQAQRLFAQRADQEGMGRLWLQMSWIDLLQANYVPALASALKGLSLTEKTGDLQTRLRLQVNIANTYAKLGNYTEALPMLQASLKNAQRLGDEQAVAQALNGLGSVYQMLEKYPQALRYHQRSLQMSKKRGVVGAETSDEINLADVYGRMGNQAEAMAHGQRARQLARATNDQYNLPSVKLMLARAFLLANQPDSVLTLAHDALRLSQESGSNSNIREASDLLAEAYAQRRDFEQAYRYRNLQIAYNDSLSGEDTQRRSSALRYGYELDRKKAQINLLNKDRQLQKQKAERQRQKFVGLLAGIVGLLLLAGLLLRNVYIKQRANRHLNEKNQEIAAHRDDLDQALTELRATQAQLVQHEKLASLGQLTAGVAHEIQNPLNFITNFSDLGVELTTELQEELAKESLSERGRENITQLLDDLSHNQLSIHQHGRRADRIVKSMLEHSRASSGQPQPTDLNALAEECLRLAHYSYQAANKDFKATLTTEFAPTCPAYR; this is encoded by the coding sequence TTGAGCGTTGCCCTGCTCCCGCAGCCGGCGCGGGCCCAAACGCCTGCCGCCGCCGATAGCCTGCGCCGGCTATTGCGCCAGCAGCCCCGCCCCGACACCGTCCGCGTGCAGCGCCTGCTGGCCCTGGCTCACGCCGTGCGGGTGGCTGATATTCCGCAGGCCACAGAGCTAAATCAGCAGGCCCTGACGTTGGCCCGCCAGCTGGCGTACAGCGATGGGCAAGCCGAAGCGCTACTGGCCATCAGCATCCTGTACCGCCGCCAAACCAACTATACCGAGGCTCGGCGCTACGCCCAGCAGGCTCAGCGCCTGTTTGCCCAGCGCGCCGACCAGGAAGGAATGGGCCGGCTGTGGCTGCAAATGAGCTGGATAGATTTGTTGCAAGCCAACTATGTGCCCGCCCTGGCTTCTGCCCTCAAAGGGTTGTCGCTGACGGAGAAAACCGGCGACCTGCAAACCCGCCTGCGCCTCCAGGTCAACATTGCGAATACTTACGCCAAGCTGGGCAACTATACCGAGGCCTTGCCGATGCTGCAAGCCTCCCTAAAAAACGCCCAGCGCCTGGGCGACGAGCAAGCAGTGGCGCAGGCACTGAACGGCTTGGGCAGTGTGTATCAGATGCTTGAAAAGTACCCGCAGGCTTTACGCTATCATCAGCGCTCCTTACAGATGAGTAAAAAGCGGGGCGTGGTGGGTGCTGAAACATCCGATGAAATTAATCTGGCCGATGTATATGGCCGAATGGGAAATCAGGCTGAAGCTATGGCCCACGGCCAGCGGGCCCGACAGTTGGCACGCGCCACCAACGACCAATACAACCTGCCCTCGGTGAAGCTGATGCTGGCCCGGGCCTTTCTGCTGGCCAACCAGCCCGACAGCGTGCTCACGCTCGCGCACGACGCTCTGCGGCTGAGCCAGGAGTCGGGCAGCAACAGCAATATTCGCGAAGCCAGCGACCTGCTGGCCGAAGCCTACGCCCAGCGCCGCGACTTTGAGCAGGCCTACCGCTACCGCAACCTGCAAATAGCCTACAACGACTCGCTTTCGGGTGAGGATACGCAGCGCCGCAGCAGCGCCCTGCGCTACGGCTATGAGCTGGACCGCAAGAAGGCCCAGATTAACCTGCTCAACAAAGATCGCCAGCTCCAGAAGCAGAAAGCCGAGCGCCAACGGCAGAAGTTCGTGGGCCTGCTGGCTGGCATTGTGGGGCTGTTGCTGCTGGCCGGGCTATTGCTGCGCAACGTGTACATAAAGCAGCGCGCCAACCGTCACCTCAACGAGAAGAATCAGGAAATAGCCGCCCACCGCGACGACCTCGACCAGGCCCTCACGGAGTTGCGTGCAACCCAGGCCCAGCTGGTGCAGCACGAAAAGCTGGCCTCACTGGGGCAGCTGACGGCCGGCGTGGCCCACGAGATTCAGAACCCGCTCAACTTCATCACCAACTTCTCCGACCTGGGTGTGGAGCTGACCACCGAGCTACAGGAAGAGCTGGCCAAGGAATCGTTGTCGGAAAGGGGCCGCGAAAACATCACGCAGCTGCTCGATGATTTGTCGCACAACCAGCTCAGCATTCATCAGCACGGCCGCCGCGCCGACCGCATTGTGAAAAGTATGCTGGAACACTCGCGCGCCAGCAGCGGCCAGCCGCAGCCCACCGATCTGAACGCGCTGGCGGAAGAGTGTCTGCGCCTGGCCCACTACAGCTACCAGGCCGCCAACAAAGATTTCAAAGCCACGCTCACCACCGAATTTGCCCCCACCTGCCCAGCCTACAGGTAG